GAATATTAAGGATATAAAGGAAAAGGCACAAAGAAAAATGCAATGTAGGGGTCAACAAGACAAATGAAATTGGGGTTAGAATTGCAGCTAGAGACATGGCTGATGGTTCATTTCTAGGGGATTACACTAGAATTTATGACTATTTTCATGAATCTCTAAGAACAAATCTTGGATCAACAGTCAAGTTAAATGGCCAACCAGTGCAAGAAGGAATTGATGATAAAATGCCTCATTTTAGAAGATTGTACATATGTTATGCTGCATGTAAGGAGAGTTTCAAATTGTGTAGGCATGTCATTGGTCTTGATGGATGCGTTTTAAAGGGTCTTTGTGGAGGGTAAATTTTGGCTGCAGTTGGTGGAGATCCTAATGATTAGATGTTGTCAATAGCTTTATCTATTGTGGAGGGGAAAACAAAAGATAGTCGAACATGATTTTTGGAGCTTCTGATTGATGATCTTGGAGGTAGAAATGAGTGTCTTTCCTACACATTCCTTGGATATTATCATCCATATGAATAATAGGAACCTAAGAGTATATGATTACATCCTTGAAGATTATAAGAAATCAAGGTATAATACAGACTACAATCCTGTGATTTACGCTGACAATGTATTAAATTTGTAGGTCAGGACATAATATCCAAATGTCCAACCATCAAagtacaaaaaaataaaatgaaggcTAAAGAAGACAAGGAATCTTAAGCAAGGAGAAATTGATGGCTCTGATTGTAAAATGGGAAGAACTGAATTAATTATTAGGTGCAGTAGGAGCAAGCAAataggtcataacaaatctactTGTAAGATGAAACCAACTACTCAACCAACTCATGGCAATCAAGATAGGGATAGTTAACAAACTCATGGCAGTGTTAGTGCTAGTCAACAAACTCAACAAGCTAGTTAACCTACACATGCTACATTAACAACTCAGGCAAGTCAAGTTTATCATCCCTCTCAACCAAGTAAAGGGAGGCTAAAGAGGTTGAGTATTAGGATGACATCTTCATCTAGTGTTAGGAAGGAATCATCATCTTGTCATACAACTAAATTAAGTGCATCAAAGAATGCAGTTGACCCAACTACAATAAGGACTACTCCAACAAAGAGGATAACACAAAAAAAGAAGACAATTTAGTTTATTTATGTGTAATTTTTGTTGAATGTTTAATGTCCACAAATTGATGTGTGTTGGAATAAGCATTGTTGTTTTTGTATGTCTCTTTGAACAAACATTGTTCTTTTTGTATGTCTGTTTGAATAAGATgtacttttgttgaatttttatgAATAGTTATGAATAAGATGTACTTTTGTTGAATAAGATGTACATTGTTCCATAAATTGGTTCTTCTCATCTTCTACTTATtcataaaatcaatcaaagaaCTCACACCAGATTTGGGTAGAATCGTGTGTAGATTAAGAAACCAAACATAAATATTAAACCAGCTATAGTTTTCCCAAATTTTTCTATAAGGATGAGTGGTTATGAAAGCTTGCCTTAAAATGTGGATATCCCCAAAACCGCTTTCCATATTTGCCGTTGTTTCCTTATGAAGAACAACAATGTCTCCACAACGACAACTCGGTCTCCATCAAAAATTGAAATTTCtgcaaaccttcaaatcaaaactcTCAGAACTCTTCCCATTCGCTATGGATGAACAACAACCAAAACTCATTTTTACAAGTTTTCGCGATGGCAATCAAGGAGATTTATGCCCTAATTTGATTTAGGTTCATTTGACGTAAGAGTTGGGAACAAACACATTAAAAATGAGGATGGTGAAGAACAAATGTCATAAAGAATGCCACGCATACAAAAATAGACACAATTTGTTGGAATTAGACGAAAAAAACTTATTTgacacaatttaaaaaaaaaatcaaattaatcttTTTAAGAGTTAAGAGACCAAAATAGATTCCAAGttaaagataaaagaaaaaaaaaacctattataATTGTTTTAGTTGTTATATAAAGCTCAAAACACAATATAGACACATTTTAAGTTTTCTCTCCTTTAGACTTTCATACTAtcttggcttaattgcaactttggtccccctattttatcttttttttcgattttggtccccctatttttaaaaccacgattttggtcccccttttgAGTTTTATGTTGAAAAAGGAACAacaatagggactaattttgcagaaaaaagcaaaatagggggacgaaaattgcacaaaaaacttaaaaaggggactaaaatagtggtttttaaaatagaagaatcaaaatcaagaaaaagacaaaatagggggactaaagttaCAATTAAGCCTATTATCTTTTCACTTATTCAATTATTTTGACGTTGAGGTGCTAGGCTTACACTCCATCTCCCATGTAGGGATGACAACGAGTCGGGTCGGGTGCGTATTTCATACTACCCAAACCCGTACTCGAAATCACCATCCAAACCTAAACTCGAACCCAAAGACTATTCGGATGGCAAAATAACACTCACGCGCCACACCTGTTAGGTTCGGGTTTTTACCCAAATCCGAACCcgtaacaaaatatatttttctacaactttccacaataaatatgtatatatataagcGGATGTGATTTCGGATGCggatttcacactacccaaatctGCATCCGAAATATCGAATGACACTAAAATTCAAACCCAATCAATTTAAATTTTCAACCGTTGACTCAGGTTCGAATGTGAGTGGACCCCACAGATTTTGATCTCCTTATCATCCCTATGTCATAACTCCACCAGAGGTTCCATTCAATTTCCACTTATTTCTCGTTGAAACTAGACAAACACAAATCTTGACCGAGACCTTAGCTAGCTCCTTACCTTACCTACCCcttttgtttttaatgtttaaaaaaaccaaaagtcAATGATTTTACACAAGATTCCGTGCAACGAGGTTGGTTAAGGTTTCGTTGATGTCACTTCATTGCACGTGTGCTCACACCTACACATGGTGCCACCCACTCAATTCGTTTACTTTCAATTAAACCCAAATGAATAACAACaattttttgtcttttttaattaaaggaaaaaatTGTTGTTATTCTTACATTAAATTCGTGAAATCGTAAACCCTTTTCACAATTCTCACAAATTTTCATTCTTCAAGGCACATAATCTTCATTTGACCCTTTTCATATTCTCACCAACTTTCCTACCAAACAAaaatttccttctttttctttttttctacctttcaaattttcatttttttttccaattcactttcaaatttcGTGGTGGTTGTTGTTCAATGCATTGCCATTTCACCAAACTCGTCCTTTCTTCAATATTCATGAGTTTGTGACCATTAATTACTTATATtattcatcatcaccattcacCATTCACCAATCATTATTCTTTATGGCTACTATTACAAACTCATCAACATCTCATGACTTGTGTTCCTCAACAAGAAAATCTTTGCCTTCTGCATCTCATTCATTGGCATCATCACCTCGTTTGAGTTTTGTTAGTTTTAGAAAAGCCAAGTTGGGTTTTGAGTCCAAGAAACTGGAAtggaaaagaggaagaagagaagagtGGAGAAAATGGAGTGTGAAGTGCACTGCAGAAGGAATAGATGGAGGAATGTTTGTGAGAAGAAAAACTAGAGAAGATGGTGTTGTTGTTAGTAGTATTCCAGAGAGGTACAAGGTTGTGTCCTTGTTGGCATGCGTCATGTGTCTTTGTAATGCTGACCGTGTTGTCATGTCAGTGGCTATTGTTCCTCTTGCAGCTAAACATGGTTGGTCCAGTTCTTTTCTAGGCATTGTTCAGGTAACTACATAGTACTAGTGATTCAAAAACTTCTCATTATGAAAATAGgaaattgaaatatataataGTGACATTTCAGATTCAATGTGTATTCCATAGTCTCAATTGTTCTGATAACGGAAACTTGATAGCAGGTGATCCACTGGATCTTAAATCAGAGTCTATGATACTTGTGTCTTATATGCATAGTAGTTTCATTTGAGGGTCCTATGAGACATGACAATATGTTTTAAAACCaaaccatttttgtttttgtttgtttgtggtggaTTCACTAGCTAACATATATTTCATGCATTTATTATCAGTCATCTTTCCTGTGGGGTTACATATTCTCTTCAGTGATTGGTGGAGCTTTGGTGGATAGATATGGAGGAAAAAGGGTACTGGCTTGGGGTGTAATGTTATGGTCTTTGGCAACTCTTCTTACACCTTTAGCAGCAAATCATTCCACAATGGCCTTATTGGCCGTTCGCGCTTTCTTTGGACTAGCCGAAGGTGTAGCTCTTCCATCCATGAGCACTCTCTTATCAAGGTGATGGATGCATCTTGAATTGCTCCGCACGATATCTTGATGTCGATGTTGCggcttttttttataatttgagtgCTGAACTAATCTTGTAATTTGAATAGGTGGTTTCCAAATACTGAGAGAGCTACTGCATTTGGAATTTCAATGGCTGGTTTTCATATTGGCAATGTAATAGGCTTGTTGATAACACCGATTATGTTGTCAACTATCGGAATTTTCGGCCCGTTTATATTATTCTCATCTATTGGTTTACTATGGGTGATGACATGGACATATCAAGTTACAGATGATCCTTTAGAAAGCAATTTCATTAGCAGATCAGAACTCAGATTAATCCAAGCAGGAAAAACCGCTTCTCCGAAAAAGAGTAACAAGTTTCCTCCACTAGGCCTTATTTTATCGAAATTACCATCTTGGGCTATAATATTCGCGAACGCAACTAACAACTGGGTGAGTTCTATTTACTTTAGAGCGAAGATAAGAACTTTTTGATGTCATGAATTTGATTTTAAGCATTCTGATTTTGTCCTTGCTTAACTTGCAGGGTTACTTTGTTCTCCTATCGTGGATGCCGGTTTATTTCAAAAGCGTAATTACTTTCTTACTTTTCTATGAGCTAGCTTGTTTGTAAAATAACAAGTAAAATTGTATCTTGTGGAAGCTTGGAAGATTCAACAGTGGactacttttttttttgcaggtttATAATGTGAATTTGAAGCATGCCGCATGGTTTAGTGCAGTTCCATGGGCAACAATGGCAATTTCAGGTTACCTAGCTGGTACTACATCAGATTTCTTAATCAACACCGGATATCCGACAACATTTGTCCGTAAATTGATGCAGGTAACTCAAATTACTTATGGATACGATTTCCTTATTGTAGACCAAAATCAAACGGAGTTCATGTTACTGGTGGATACGATTTTTCTATTAATGTTGATTTTAGTAATGTAATATGTATAATTGCAGACAATTGGATTTATTGGACCAGCTGTGGCGTTAATCGGCTTGAATTATGCAAATACACCGACAATTGCTGCTACACTCTTGACTGCAGCTTTGAGCTTAAGCTCTTTCAGCCAAGCTGGTTTTATGCTTAACATACAAGTAAGTCCATCACACACAATAATCGGGCTTAATCTATTATTCTGAAAAACAAATAAACTTTATATTAATGACATTTCATGAACTTATAGTCTCAAATCTTTTACATTTTTACTTGATTAGGATATTGCTCCTCAGTACGCAGGAATTCTACATGGTAAGAACTTGAGCAAAAGTTAATTAAGTCTTTGTTCTTGCAACATGGTTCTTGTTTTAACGATGATGATTAAACTATTACAGGAATATCAAATTCAGCTGGAACTTTAGCAGCTATCATAAGCACGATTGGAACTGGTTATTTTGTTCAATGGCTGGGATCGTTTCAAGCGTTCCTAACTATAACAGCATGTCTTTATGTTGTGACCACCGTTTTTTGGAATCTTTTTGCCACAGGAGAGCAAGTTTTGTGACAACTTCCTATAGGAAAATTATTACTAGGTTTTACACACCAGAAACGCGACAAATTGTGAATTAAtttaaaaacttcatttttttcaGTAGAATAAATGAATGGAATGAACTCTTTCCTCCCTGTGTAGGttcatataaaaaattatttcaatatatCTACTCTTGTACCGTGTCTATCGCCTTAATGTAATAAATTGTTTTGGAATAGCGTGGTGGTTAGATATCGTTTCAAGCACCAATCCTCGTTTGGAACACATTGATACCAGCACCTATCATGCACAAAACACGAACAAAACATACTTGCATGACAAGAAACCACCGGCGATTGATGAACAAGACATCGACTTCCTCGTTTGTGAAGGAGGGATTCAAGAACAACAAAATGGCCTATCGACGTGCATTTTGGGTAAAAATATGACAGAAAAACCAATTCATAGAGGCAGTATTCAAATGGCTTTATCTAATGTCTAGTGCAGCCATCATGGGCTATCTGTCATTGAGATTGAACCATCTCTATCGGAGTTCAATTATGGGACCTGCCTATTCAATGAAAAACTTCTCAAATGGATTTCAAACTTGGTTCTAAATTGAGAGAGGTCTTGGAATATGATTTATTTGAACTTCTTGATAAGG
The Vicia villosa cultivar HV-30 ecotype Madison, WI linkage group LG6, Vvil1.0, whole genome shotgun sequence genome window above contains:
- the LOC131609349 gene encoding probable anion transporter 3, chloroplastic; the protein is MATITNSSTSHDLCSSTRKSLPSASHSLASSPRLSFVSFRKAKLGFESKKLEWKRGRREEWRKWSVKCTAEGIDGGMFVRRKTREDGVVVSSIPERYKVVSLLACVMCLCNADRVVMSVAIVPLAAKHGWSSSFLGIVQSSFLWGYIFSSVIGGALVDRYGGKRVLAWGVMLWSLATLLTPLAANHSTMALLAVRAFFGLAEGVALPSMSTLLSRWFPNTERATAFGISMAGFHIGNVIGLLITPIMLSTIGIFGPFILFSSIGLLWVMTWTYQVTDDPLESNFISRSELRLIQAGKTASPKKSNKFPPLGLILSKLPSWAIIFANATNNWGYFVLLSWMPVYFKSVYNVNLKHAAWFSAVPWATMAISGYLAGTTSDFLINTGYPTTFVRKLMQTIGFIGPAVALIGLNYANTPTIAATLLTAALSLSSFSQAGFMLNIQDIAPQYAGILHGISNSAGTLAAIISTIGTGYFVQWLGSFQAFLTITACLYVVTTVFWNLFATGEQVL